A genomic segment from Bradyrhizobium sp. CB1015 encodes:
- a CDS encoding MlaD family protein codes for METRANYVLIGSFTLAVIAAAIGFVLWFQSLHTTKQRSPLRVVFEGPAAGLRNGGSVNFNGIRVGEVVSVKLDNPRRVVALAMIENNAPIRKDTLVGLEFQGLTGVAAISLKGGDEAAPAPPLDQDGIPTLTADPNKLQDVTEAIRATLQNVNKIVADNQESVKNSLKNLETFTNSLARNSEKIDAVMAKVDGVMLKADNLMLGLNTLAGGKDGGELFQAVKSIRELADDFDKRSGALMADGRRTLGDISRAVNNFDRNPTRVLFGASNSSQPAPPPEPPKPAPTASGRR; via the coding sequence ATGGAAACGCGGGCGAATTACGTTTTGATCGGCTCGTTCACGCTGGCGGTGATCGCCGCGGCGATCGGCTTCGTGCTGTGGTTTCAGTCGTTGCATACCACCAAGCAGCGCAGCCCGCTTCGCGTCGTGTTCGAGGGCCCGGCGGCGGGCCTGCGCAACGGCGGCAGCGTCAATTTCAACGGTATCAGGGTGGGCGAGGTGGTCTCGGTGAAGCTCGACAACCCGCGGCGGGTTGTCGCACTCGCCATGATCGAGAACAATGCCCCGATCCGCAAGGACACGCTGGTCGGCCTCGAATTCCAGGGCCTCACTGGCGTAGCCGCGATCTCGCTCAAGGGCGGCGACGAGGCCGCGCCGGCGCCGCCGCTCGATCAGGACGGCATCCCGACGCTGACGGCCGACCCCAACAAGCTGCAGGACGTCACCGAGGCGATCCGCGCCACGCTGCAGAACGTCAACAAGATTGTCGCCGACAATCAGGAATCGGTGAAGAACTCGCTGAAGAACCTCGAGACCTTCACCAACTCGCTGGCGCGCAATTCCGAGAAGATCGACGCCGTGATGGCCAAGGTTGACGGCGTCATGCTCAAGGCCGACAACCTCATGCTCGGCCTCAACACGCTGGCCGGCGGCAAGGACGGCGGCGAGCTGTTCCAGGCGGTGAAGTCGATCCGCGAGCTCGCCGACGATTTCGACAAGCGCTCCGGCGCATTGATGGCCGACGGCCGCCGCACCCTCGGCGACATCAGCCGCGCCGTGAACAATTTCGATCGCAACCCGACCCGCGTCCTGTTCGGCGCCAGCAATTCATCCCAGCCCGCCCCGCCGCCCGAGCCGCCGAAGCCCGCGCCCACCGCGAGCGGCAGGCGGTAG
- a CDS encoding ABC transporter permease, which translates to MSGDPKLERIARGNALALCATGTWTASFAPVLERMVTEAEKLAGTPQSIFIDVSEVAKLDTFGAWLIERLRRSLTKGPVEAQIAGLSANYSSLVDEVRRVRATAVVDSNPITISGMLEQIGRAVAGVAGTVAGLVDMLGAVLAAWFRVLFHPRSFRLTSTVHHMEQVCWRAVPIIVLITFLIGCIIAQQGIFHFRRFGADIFVVDMLGVLVLREIGVLLVAIMVAGRSGSAYTAELGSMKMREEIDALRTMGFDPIEVLVLPRMMALVLALPILAFLGAMAALYGGGLVAWLYGGVQPEAFLLRLRDAISIDHFIVGIVKAPVMAAVIGIVACVEGLAVQGSAESLGQHTTASVVKGIFFVIVMDGIFAIFFASIGM; encoded by the coding sequence ATGAGTGGCGATCCGAAGCTGGAACGGATTGCCAGGGGCAACGCGCTGGCACTGTGCGCCACCGGCACCTGGACGGCGAGCTTTGCGCCGGTCCTGGAGCGGATGGTGACTGAGGCCGAGAAGCTCGCTGGCACCCCGCAAAGCATCTTCATCGACGTCTCCGAGGTCGCCAAGCTCGATACGTTCGGCGCCTGGCTGATCGAGCGGCTGCGCCGCAGCCTGACCAAGGGGCCCGTCGAGGCCCAGATCGCGGGCCTCTCGGCCAACTATTCCAGCCTCGTGGACGAGGTGCGGCGGGTCAGGGCGACGGCCGTGGTCGACAGCAACCCTATTACCATTTCCGGCATGCTGGAGCAGATCGGACGGGCCGTGGCCGGCGTCGCCGGCACGGTGGCGGGCCTCGTCGACATGCTCGGCGCCGTGCTCGCGGCGTGGTTTCGTGTTCTGTTCCATCCGCGGTCGTTTCGCCTGACCTCGACCGTGCACCACATGGAGCAGGTCTGCTGGCGCGCGGTGCCGATCATCGTGCTGATCACCTTCCTGATCGGCTGCATCATCGCGCAGCAAGGCATCTTCCATTTCCGCCGCTTCGGCGCCGACATCTTCGTCGTCGACATGCTCGGCGTCCTGGTGCTGCGCGAGATCGGCGTGCTGCTGGTCGCGATCATGGTCGCCGGCCGCTCCGGCAGCGCCTACACCGCCGAGCTCGGCTCGATGAAGATGCGGGAGGAGATCGACGCGCTGCGCACCATGGGGTTCGACCCGATCGAGGTCCTGGTGCTGCCGCGCATGATGGCGCTGGTGCTGGCTTTGCCGATCCTCGCATTCCTCGGCGCGATGGCCGCGCTCTATGGCGGCGGCCTGGTGGCCTGGCTCTATGGCGGCGTTCAGCCGGAAGCGTTCCTGCTGCGCCTGCGCGATGCCATTTCGATCGATCATTTCATCGTCGGCATCGTCAAGGCGCCGGTCATGGCCGCCGTGATCGGCATCGTCGCCTGCGTCGAGGGCCTCGCCGTGCAGGGCAGCGCCGAATCGCTGGGTCAGCACACAACCGCGTCGGTGGTGAAGGGCATCTTCTTCGTCATCGTCATGGACGGCATCTTCGCCATCTTCTTCGCCTCGATCGGGATGTGA
- the dgcA gene encoding N-acetyl-D-Glu racemase DgcA, whose protein sequence is MTSMKFAALAMRIERFPIAGSFTISRGAKTEAVTVVAEVSRAGLTGRGECVPYPRYGETPEATLAAIQAMQEAVASGLTREALQAAMPSGAARNALDCALIDLEAKAAGLRAWNLLGRPAPGERTTAYTISLGTPEAMAAATAKAAHRPLLKIKLGGDGDAERIAAVRKAAPEAELIVDANEAWTETNLEANLAACAASGVTLVEQPLPAGRDEALARIRRPLAVCADESVHDRKSLAPLRERYDAVNIKLDKTGGLTEALAMADAAEALGFEIMIGCMVATSLSMAPAMLVTPQARFVDLDGPLLLARDRDHGLRYDGSLVYPPDASLWG, encoded by the coding sequence ATGACTTCCATGAAATTTGCAGCTTTGGCGATGCGAATCGAGCGCTTTCCCATAGCCGGCAGCTTCACCATCAGCCGGGGCGCCAAGACCGAGGCCGTCACCGTCGTGGCGGAGGTCAGCCGGGCCGGGCTGACCGGCCGCGGCGAGTGCGTGCCCTATCCCCGCTACGGCGAGACGCCGGAGGCGACGCTGGCCGCGATCCAGGCCATGCAGGAGGCCGTCGCAAGCGGGCTGACGCGAGAGGCCCTGCAGGCCGCCATGCCATCAGGCGCGGCCCGCAACGCCCTGGATTGCGCCCTGATCGACCTCGAGGCCAAGGCGGCCGGCTTGCGCGCCTGGAACCTGCTGGGCCGCCCGGCCCCGGGGGAGCGCACCACGGCGTACACGATCTCGTTAGGGACCCCCGAGGCCATGGCCGCGGCGACCGCCAAGGCGGCGCACCGGCCGCTGCTCAAGATCAAGCTCGGCGGCGATGGCGATGCTGAGCGCATCGCGGCCGTGCGCAAGGCCGCCCCTGAAGCCGAGCTGATCGTCGATGCTAACGAGGCCTGGACCGAGACCAATCTGGAAGCCAATCTCGCCGCCTGCGCCGCTTCCGGCGTCACCCTGGTGGAGCAGCCGCTGCCGGCTGGCAGAGACGAAGCCTTGGCGCGGATCAGGCGTCCGCTGGCGGTCTGTGCCGACGAGAGCGTGCATGACCGCAAGTCGCTTGCGCCTTTGCGCGAACGCTACGACGCCGTGAACATCAAGCTCGACAAGACCGGCGGCCTCACCGAGGCGCTGGCCATGGCCGATGCTGCCGAGGCGCTCGGCTTCGAGATCATGATCGGCTGCATGGTCGCAACCTCGCTGTCGATGGCGCCTGCGATGCTGGTGACGCCGCAGGCGCGCTTCGTCGATCTCGACGGCCCGCTGCTGCTCGCGCGCGACCGCGACCACGGCCTGCGTTATGACGGCAGCCTGGTCTACCCGCCGGACGCTTCGCTCTGGGGCTGA
- a CDS encoding major facilitator superfamily domain-containing protein 6 → MQSELQIPIAAATKRRFAVSLAVFYSAVFAVSGTHLPFFPVWLKAIGIDAAWIGLINALPAITRFTTLPQVTAFAEKRQAIRAAMMVSVLATAIGFTAVGLQQQPLALFLIYALTCMMWTPTMPLTDAYALRGVARYGLDYGPLRLWGSAAFAAGSLACGYLVDSIAARDLIWVIVAWAVVAVLASLLLQPLDDLRRRTPERHAGKALLRDAGFWAVIVSAALIQGSHVAYYTFSAINWQLHGISGLTIAVLWTLGVIAEIVVFALSPRFSLHPSTLMAIGGLIAVLRWIITASEPPLVLLAIAQLGHGFSFGMTILGTMNLLVQRVPSHQIARGQGYYAACNGLLGAATSIASGAIYARIGDDVYYVMAAMAAGGALLIWSARHRLITAQPQSEASGG, encoded by the coding sequence ATGCAGTCCGAATTACAAATCCCCATCGCGGCAGCGACGAAGCGGCGATTCGCCGTGAGCCTCGCCGTGTTCTATTCGGCCGTTTTCGCGGTCTCGGGCACGCATCTGCCGTTCTTCCCGGTGTGGCTGAAGGCAATCGGCATCGATGCGGCCTGGATCGGGCTCATCAACGCGCTGCCGGCGATCACGCGCTTCACCACGCTGCCGCAAGTGACCGCCTTTGCCGAAAAGCGGCAGGCCATTCGCGCCGCCATGATGGTGTCGGTGCTGGCCACCGCGATCGGATTTACCGCGGTCGGCCTGCAGCAGCAGCCGCTGGCGCTGTTCCTGATCTACGCGCTGACCTGCATGATGTGGACGCCGACGATGCCGTTGACCGATGCCTATGCGCTGCGCGGCGTCGCCCGTTACGGGCTCGACTACGGACCGCTGCGGCTGTGGGGCTCGGCGGCCTTTGCCGCCGGCTCGCTCGCCTGCGGCTATCTCGTCGACAGCATCGCCGCGCGTGACCTGATCTGGGTCATCGTCGCATGGGCCGTCGTTGCGGTTCTCGCCAGCCTGCTGCTTCAACCGCTGGACGATCTCAGGCGGAGGACGCCGGAGCGGCATGCCGGCAAGGCACTGCTGCGCGATGCCGGCTTCTGGGCCGTCATCGTCTCGGCGGCGCTGATCCAGGGCAGCCACGTCGCCTATTACACCTTCTCGGCCATCAACTGGCAGCTCCATGGCATCAGTGGGCTGACCATCGCGGTGCTGTGGACGCTGGGCGTAATCGCCGAGATCGTCGTGTTCGCACTGTCGCCGCGCTTCTCGCTGCATCCGTCCACGCTGATGGCGATCGGCGGCTTGATCGCCGTGCTGCGCTGGATCATCACCGCCAGCGAGCCGCCGCTCGTGCTGCTCGCGATCGCCCAGCTCGGCCACGGCTTCAGCTTCGGCATGACCATCCTCGGCACCATGAACCTGCTGGTGCAACGCGTGCCTTCGCATCAGATCGCGCGCGGGCAGGGCTATTACGCCGCCTGCAACGGGCTGCTTGGCGCCGCGACCTCGATCGCCTCAGGCGCGATCTATGCCCGCATCGGCGACGATGTCTATTACGTCATGGCCGCGATGGCCGCTGGTGGCGCGCTCCTGATCTGGTCAGCGCGGCATCGCCTCATCACCGCTCAGCCCCAGAGCGAAGCGTCCGGCGGGTAG
- a CDS encoding ABC transporter ATP-binding protein — protein MAGEIQDPIIRVRDITVQFGATRVLDGLNLDVKRGEILGFVGPSGAGKSVLTRTIIGLVPKVAGSIEVFGVDLDSSSASQRRNVERRWGVLFQQGALFSSLTVRQNIQFPMREYLRVSQRLMDEITMAKLTMVGLKPEVAERFPSELSGGMIKRVALARALSLDPDLVFLDEPTSGLDPIGAGDFDELVRTLQRTLGLSVFMVTHDLDSLYTACDRIAVLGNGKIIAAGSIADMQASQHPWLRQYFHGKRARAVMG, from the coding sequence ATGGCAGGCGAGATACAGGATCCGATCATCCGCGTCCGCGACATCACCGTGCAGTTCGGCGCCACGCGCGTGCTGGACGGGCTCAACCTCGACGTCAAGCGCGGCGAGATTTTGGGATTTGTCGGCCCCTCCGGCGCGGGCAAGTCGGTGCTGACGCGCACCATCATCGGCCTGGTGCCGAAGGTCGCAGGCTCCATCGAAGTATTCGGCGTCGACCTCGATTCCTCCAGCGCGTCGCAGCGGCGCAACGTCGAGCGGCGCTGGGGCGTCTTGTTCCAGCAGGGCGCGCTATTCTCCTCGCTGACCGTGCGGCAGAACATCCAGTTTCCGATGCGCGAATATTTGCGCGTCTCGCAGCGGCTGATGGACGAGATCACCATGGCCAAGCTCACCATGGTCGGCCTCAAGCCGGAGGTCGCCGAGCGTTTCCCGTCCGAGCTCTCCGGCGGCATGATCAAGCGCGTGGCACTGGCGCGCGCGCTGTCGCTCGATCCCGACCTCGTCTTCCTGGACGAGCCGACGTCGGGCCTCGACCCGATCGGCGCCGGCGACTTCGACGAACTGGTCCGGACCCTCCAGCGCACTTTGGGGCTGAGCGTTTTCATGGTAACCCACGACCTCGACAGCCTATACACAGCATGTGACCGCATCGCCGTTTTAGGGAACGGTAAGATCATTGCGGCAGGGTCGATCGCCGACATGCAGGCCTCGCAGCATCCCTGGCTGAGGCAGTATTTTCATGGCAAGCGCGCCCGCGCGGTCATGGGTTGA